DNA from bacterium:
TTCCGGCCGTGCCCCCGCCCCGCAAATGAGAGCTGGCCACCATGGGGCCCGCACTCGTGGCGTTCCCTTCCGCGACAGCTTGGATGGTGCCGGCGACGAGAAACGCGAAACCGAACAGGAGGGCGCGCATCACGGAGAACAATACCCCGCCCCGTCGTCGTGGCCCGCCAACCGTTCTCGGGATCTTCGCTACTCGCCCAGCGTCGCCGAAGTGTCTCGCAGCGCCGGTCCCAGGCGCACTTCGACATCGTGTGGATCCAGGCGCTCGCCACATTCGGAACAACTCGGCTCCGCATGTATGATGTGCCCGCAGCTTCGGTGTAGGTGCTCGATGGGTTTGCCGCGGCCATCGTCGTGCCAGCGGTCGCCCCAACGCACGAGCGCCATCATGACCGGATAGAGATCCAGGCCTTTCCTGGTGAGTCGATACTCGTCGCGCGGTGGACGCTCCTGGTAGCGGTGGCGCTCCAGGATCCCCGCAGCCACCAGCTTTTCCAGGCGATCGGCTACCAGGTTGCGCGAAGCTCCGGTGCGCTCCACGAAATCCTTGAAGCGTCGGGTGCGCAGGAAGCACTCCCGCAGGACGAGCAGGCTCCAGCGGTCGCCCACCTCCCCCAGCGCTCGGGCAATGGAGCAGGTCTGGCTGCCGATTTCATCCCATTTCATGGTTGTGAAAGGAGATCATATATGGTTTCATTTTGCAACTCACTCCAAGGCGCCCAGGAAACCTCATGAACGACGTTGCCCAGGTCGATCCCTCCGTCTCGAAGACGCCGCTTCCGCTCGATGCGAAGGGCCTCTCCACCGTCTGCGTCCTGTGCAGCCACAACTGCGGGATCCAGATCGATGTGAAGGGAGGGAAGATCGAGAAGGTCCGGGCCGACGAGACGAACCCGATCTCCAAGGGCTACATCTGCAACAAGGGCTTCAGTGTCGCGCGCTACGCGCACCATGAGCAGCGCACCCAGCATCCGCTGCGACGCCGCGCGGACGGTTCCTTCGAGCGCATCGATTGGGATACGGCGATCCGCGAGATCGGCGAGAAGCTCTCCACCATCCGGGAGGAGCACTCGCCGCGGGCCATTGCCCTGGCGGGTGTCGGGGGCCAGGCCAATCACATGGATGGCAACTACGCGTTGTCGTTCCTGAGCGGGTTGGGTTCACCCTGGTGGTTCAACGCGTTGGGCCAGGAAAAGACGCAACACTTCCTGGTCGACCAGTGGATGTTCGACTCGCCGCCGCAGAACTGGTTCCACCCCGATATCGAGAACACGAAGCTGTTGCTCGCGTTGGGGACGAACCCCCGGATCTCGAATCGTGGGCATAATGCCAACGACACCTTCAAGCGTTTCTCGGAGAACCCGGACCAACGCATGATCGTCGTGGACCCGAGGGAGACCGAGACCACCCGTCAAGCAGATCGCCATCTCAAGACGAAGCCCGGAAGCGACGCTTTTCTCCTGCTCGGGATCGCCGCGACGCTGACGACCAGTGAAGGGTTGGCCGATGCGGCATTCATCCAGGCCCACACCAGGGATTTCGACGTCCTGCAGAAGAGCCTGGCCGAGGTCGACGTCGCTGAGATGGCCGAGCGTAGTGGCATCACGCTGGATGAGCTGCAGGGCGTGACCCAGGAGCTGGCCAGCTCCGATTCGGCCGCGATCATGTTCGATCTGGCCGTCGAGCAGCTGCCCCACTCAACGCTGATCTCGTATCTGATCCGGGTGATCTCTTCCCTTACCGGAAACGCGGTTCAACCGGGTGGGAACCTCTTCATGGAAACCCAGGCGCCGCCCGAGTGGAGCCCGAAACGTTGGGCGCCGCTTCCGGCCACCCGCGAAGCGGGGATACGGGGCATTGCCGCAATCGGCGGTTTCCCGATGTACTCACCGACGCTGCTCTCGGAGGAGATCACGGTCGACCATCCGGAGCGCATTCGCGGGCTCATCGTGGAGGGAGCCAATCCGATCCTCTCGTACTCGGACGCAAACGCATTTCGAGAGGCGCGCAAACAGCTCGATCTCCTGGTCGTGATCGACCCGGCCATGACCGAAACGGCCCTGCTGGCGGACTACGTGTTGCCGACGCCGTGTGGGTACGAAAAATGGGAGACATCGGGCTTTCCGCGCTCGTCGTCCTCGGTCTTCCTCCAACTGCGGCCGCCGATCATCCCGGGACCCGAGGAAGCGCTGCCCGAGCCCGAGATCTACGTCCGGCTGGCCGAGGCGATGGGTCTCGTCCGGGAGGTCCCGGCGGAACTCTGCGAGCTGGCCCCGGCCGGAACTACGGCCGAGGGTGCCGCTGCGATCTTCGGGAAGGTGCAGGAGCTGGCGACGAGCCGCACCGAGATCCTTTTCTGGGGTTACCGCAGTCTCGGGGCAGAGCTGGCAGCGCCCTCCTTGATCGCGATCTGGGTGACGGCTCTGCAGAATGCCTTCGGCCGGCGCGATTCCGTCGTGCGCAGCTTCGGTGAAACCTGGAAGGACGTCGGGCCGTTCGAGTTGGCGATGGAGATCTATCGCAGGGTGCTGGAGCATCCGGAAGGCGTCGAGATCGCCCGTACGGTTCCGGCGGGCGAGGCGTTCGACGCATGCGTCGGTTGGGAAGACAAGAAGATCCGTCTGGCGCCCGAGGACATGCTGCCCGAGATCGCTCGTGCGATCGACACACCGCTGCCGACCGACCCGGAATACCCCATGGTGCTGGCGAGCGGTCTACGCACGAGATGGAATTGCAACACGGTCCAGCGCGATCCGAAATGGCGAAAGGGCCGCGGCCCTCATTGCTCGTTGCACCTGGCTCCTGCAGATGCGGCGCGGCTCGGCATCGAGGAAGGCGAGCAGGTACGGCTTGCGACGAAGCGGGGGGCCGTCGAACTGCCTGCGGCCGTGGACGACCGGCTCCAGGCGGGCCATGTGTGGGTCCCGAATGGCTTCGGCATGGCATACCCGAGTGGGCCCGGCGGTGAGTTGGAGGTTCAGGGTGCCAACTTGAACGAAATCTCGGATGCAGCCGACCGGGATCCGATCACGGGCTGCCCCCATCACAAGTACACCCTTTGTCGCGTGGAGAAAGCTGCAGCGTGAAGACGGCCATCGGCGCAGGGGGCGCAGGCTCCGGCGGGAAGCGGGATTTCGATCGCACGGTGGCCTTCGCCGTGGAGGCGGAGAAGCTCGGGGTCGATCAGGCGTGGACAGCGGAGGCCTGGGGCCTCGATGCGGTCAGTACGCTGGCCTTTCTGGCAGGCCACGTGAAGCGTATGACACTTGGCACGGGAATCATGCAGGTGAGTGCGCGGGCGCCTAGCATGACGGCCATGACGGCGCTGAGCATGGCCGCATTGACGGGGGATCGTTTCATCCTCGGTCTCGGCAACTCCGGGCCGCAGGTCGTGGAGGGCTTGCAGGGCGAACGCTTCTACAAGCCCCTCTCCCGGATGCGCGAGGTGATCGAAATCGTGCGCATGGCTTGCCGCGGAGAAAAGCTGGAGCACCAGGGTGAGCACTACGTGTTGCCGCGTCCGGGAGGCGAGGGCAAGGCATTGCGGATCTCCCAGCCACCGAACGAGAACCTGCCGATCTGGTTGGCCACGCTCTCGCCGCGAGCCCTGGCGCTGACCGGTGAATTGGCGGATGGCTGGCTCGGTACCTCTTTCGTTCCGGAGCGCGCCGAAGCCCATCTGGAACATCTGCGTCGCGGCGCGGAGAAGGCGGGGCGGAGCCTCGACGATCTGACGCTATGCGTCGGTGCAGCAGTGGCCTTCACCGACGATCCCGCGCCTTTCGTGCAGCGGGCGAAGCCGCAGATGGCATTCACCCTTGGCGCGATGGGTTCCGCAAAGACGAATTTCTACAACGACGCCTACAAGCGCAGTGGCTTCGAGGATGCGGCCAACGAGGTCCAGCAGCTCTGGGTGGCCGGAAAGCGCGAAGAAGC
Protein-coding regions in this window:
- a CDS encoding helix-turn-helix transcriptional regulator; this encodes MKWDEIGSQTCSIARALGEVGDRWSLLVLRECFLRTRRFKDFVERTGASRNLVADRLEKLVAAGILERHRYQERPPRDEYRLTRKGLDLYPVMMALVRWGDRWHDDGRGKPIEHLHRSCGHIIHAEPSCSECGERLDPHDVEVRLGPALRDTSATLGE
- a CDS encoding molybdopterin-dependent oxidoreductase, which encodes MNDVAQVDPSVSKTPLPLDAKGLSTVCVLCSHNCGIQIDVKGGKIEKVRADETNPISKGYICNKGFSVARYAHHEQRTQHPLRRRADGSFERIDWDTAIREIGEKLSTIREEHSPRAIALAGVGGQANHMDGNYALSFLSGLGSPWWFNALGQEKTQHFLVDQWMFDSPPQNWFHPDIENTKLLLALGTNPRISNRGHNANDTFKRFSENPDQRMIVVDPRETETTRQADRHLKTKPGSDAFLLLGIAATLTTSEGLADAAFIQAHTRDFDVLQKSLAEVDVAEMAERSGITLDELQGVTQELASSDSAAIMFDLAVEQLPHSTLISYLIRVISSLTGNAVQPGGNLFMETQAPPEWSPKRWAPLPATREAGIRGIAAIGGFPMYSPTLLSEEITVDHPERIRGLIVEGANPILSYSDANAFREARKQLDLLVVIDPAMTETALLADYVLPTPCGYEKWETSGFPRSSSSVFLQLRPPIIPGPEEALPEPEIYVRLAEAMGLVREVPAELCELAPAGTTAEGAAAIFGKVQELATSRTEILFWGYRSLGAELAAPSLIAIWVTALQNAFGRRDSVVRSFGETWKDVGPFELAMEIYRRVLEHPEGVEIARTVPAGEAFDACVGWEDKKIRLAPEDMLPEIARAIDTPLPTDPEYPMVLASGLRTRWNCNTVQRDPKWRKGRGPHCSLHLAPADAARLGIEEGEQVRLATKRGAVELPAAVDDRLQAGHVWVPNGFGMAYPSGPGGELEVQGANLNEISDAADRDPITGCPHHKYTLCRVEKAAA
- a CDS encoding LLM class flavin-dependent oxidoreductase, which codes for MGAGGAGSGGKRDFDRTVAFAVEAEKLGVDQAWTAEAWGLDAVSTLAFLAGHVKRMTLGTGIMQVSARAPSMTAMTALSMAALTGDRFILGLGNSGPQVVEGLQGERFYKPLSRMREVIEIVRMACRGEKLEHQGEHYVLPRPGGEGKALRISQPPNENLPIWLATLSPRALALTGELADGWLGTSFVPERAEAHLEHLRRGAEKAGRSLDDLTLCVGAAVAFTDDPAPFVQRAKPQMAFTLGAMGSAKTNFYNDAYKRSGFEDAANEVQQLWVAGKREEAAKAVPDAMIEQTCLFGNEAHVAERIALYRKAGIGVLRLDPHGETAGDKLDTLGRAVDLVGSAG